The Rhododendron vialii isolate Sample 1 chromosome 8a, ASM3025357v1 genome has a window encoding:
- the LOC131335474 gene encoding centromere protein C isoform X2 translates to MKDSDEPRGSDPADPLDGLSVLSLFPRTIGASKAPSSNRSDDLESINGFMKSMALRSPSKHLEQAKAIVDGNSELLNSEFASFLASEKINEDVVAAKVNENARERRPGLGRRRARFSLKLDSSQPSVNLEPTLDIDHIQDPDEFFLAHEKYDNARLELHLMRGGSLADFDCNTSKPERRRRPGILGKTYKHRISLTLPEIDDKSSQVTSGQEILSPLHYTSEQETADPNVKLQEKDLIGSVYNTENRGDELLDELLSDRCANLDKGGILSFLQERLEIKPLDLDKVCLPDFHDVGMDDFMDFGKTSRKPRKALSDIQNLEKGISGKTPVKHKQAVESPVLSLTSPTPRKSPFASILLLKKRTLLSDLRSDPFSALDLSPARDSASVELVEQSDHHAQRKEFDVSGELKSPIAEIGETRVDDVGSQEMITGESITPCEKSTNDNSVRLPVIDVLSIGSEGEKYTKGSRNVDGRAVEYNDNGINTDTDVRTNGPNEMEEEIALNTEADILANKHSEMEENVGDMLQEVGSSADFNCGGSSRPDAEFQTDGRHEMEKTVIQTNVEDMAQDAQPDSNIGQPAMETLDSNQTHQDQSLPSAVEPHAVDVSFDTSDALPEHVKESSRVPLNEQSPAKRPPRSKRKAVSHRKSLAGCGTSWEAGVRRSKRIKMRPLEYWKGERFLYGRMHESSSSLGLKVIGVKYVSPAKETGGKPSIKVKSFVSDEFKELVDLAALH, encoded by the exons ATGAAAGACAGCGACGAGCCTCGGGGCTCCGATCCAGCGGACCCGCTCGACGGACTATCCGTTCTCTCGCTGTTCCCCCGAACAATTGGGGCTTCAAAAGCCCCAAGTTCAAACCGCTCCGACGACCTCGAATCTATCAACGGCTTCATGAAATCGATG GCGTTGAGAAGTCCCAGCAAGCATTTAGAGCAGGCAAAGGCCATTGTTGATGGCAATTCAGAACTCCTGAATTCCGAATTTGCTAGTTTTTTAGCATCTGAGAAAATAAATGAAGATGTCGTGGCGGCAAAGGTTAATGAAAATGCCCGAGAACGGAGACCGGGGTTAGGCCGAAGACGGGCTAGGTTTTCTCTGAAGCTAGATTCAAG TCAGCCTTCTGTGAACTTGGAACCGACTTTGGACATTGATCATATTCAAGACCCGGACGAGTTTTTCTTGGCCCATGAAAAATATGATA ATGCCAGATTAGAATTACATCTAATGAGGGGTGGAAGTTTGGCTGATTTTGACTGCAATACATCCAAACCCGAACGACGCCGTCGACCTGGAATTCTGGG GAAAACTTACAAGCATCGCATTTCATTGACGCTTCCAGAAATTGACGATAAATCCTCCCAAGTGACATCAGGACAGGAAATTCTCAGTCCACTTCATTATACTTCAGAACAAGAAACAGCCGATCCTAATGTCAAATTGCAGGAAAAGGATTTAATTG GGTCAGTTTATAATACCGAGAACAGAGGTGATGAACTTCTCGATGAGTTACTATCGGATAGATGTGCGAATTTAGATAAGGGTGGGATACTATCTTTCTTGCAGGAGCGCTTAGAGATCAAACCTCTTGATCTCGACAAAGTATGCCTTCCTGACTTTCATGATGTTGGAATGGATGATTTTATGGACTTCGGAAAAACTTCGCGAAAGCCTCGTAAAGCACTATCAGATATACAGAATTTGGAGAAAGGCATAAGTGGTAAAACACCTGTTAAACACAAACAGGCTGTAGAAAGCCCTGTTCTTTCGCTGACTTCACCTACCCCTCGAAAAAGTCCTTTTGCTTCAATCTTGTTACTTAAAAAGCGCACGTTGCTGTCAGATCTGCGGAGCGATCCATTCTCAGCCCTTGATCTGTCACCAGCCAGAGATTCTGCTTCTGTTGAACTTGTTGAACAATCAGACCACCACGCTCAAAGGAAGGAGTTTGACGTTTCTGGTGAGTTGAAGTCACCGATAGCTGAAATAGGTGAAACTAGAGTTGATGATGTGGGTTCACAAGAGATGATAACAGGAGAGTCAATCACTCCATGTGAAAAATCAACGAATGACAACTCAGTCAGACTTCCGGTTATTGATGTTTTGTCAATTGGATCTGAGGGTGAAAAATATACCAAGGGGAGCAGGAATGTTGATGGGAGGGCTGTGGAATACAATGACAATGGGATTAACACTGATACAGATGTCCGAACAAATGGGCCAAATGAAATGGAGGAGGAAATTGCGCTTAATACTGAAGCAGATATTCTGGCAAACAAACACAGCGAAATGGAGGAGAAC GTTGGAGATATGCTCCAGGAGGTAGGGTCATCTGCAGATTTCAACTGTGGAGGCTCATCTAGGCCTGACGCTGAATTTCAGACAGATGGACGACATGAAATGGAGAAGACTGTTATTCAGACCAAT GTTGAAGATATGGCACAAGATGCACAACCAGATAGCAACATTGGGCAGCCCGCTATGGAGACTTTGGACAGTAATCAGACTCATCAGG ATCAGTCTCTTCCTTCTGCAGTTGAGCCCCATGCGGTGGATGTATCCTTTGACACCTCTGATGCGCTTCCAGAACATGTTAAG GAATCTTCTAGGGTACCATTGAATGAGCAAAGTCCTGCCAAAAGACCGCCACGCAGCAAAAGGAAAGCAGTTTCTCATAGGAAAAGCCTTGCAG GGTGTGGTACGTCTTGGGAAGCTGGGGTAAGGCGGAGTAAGAGAATCAAGATGAGGCCTTTGGAATATTGGAAGGGTGAAAGATTTTTATATGGACGCATGCATGAGAGTAGTTCTTCTTTAG GCCTGAAAGTAATTGGAGTGAAGTATGTGTCACCAGCGAAGGAGACTGGTGGAAAACCCTCAATCAAGGTCAAGTCCTTTGTGTCGGATGAATTCAAAGAACTTGTCGACCTAGCAGCACTGCACTGA
- the LOC131335474 gene encoding centromere protein C isoform X3, with protein sequence MKDSDEPRGSDPADPLDGLSVLSLFPRTIGASKAPSSNRSDDLESINGFMKSMALRSPSKHLEQAKAIVDGNSELLNSEFASFLASEKINEDVVAAKVNENARERRPGLGRRRARFSLKLDSSQPSVNLEPTLDIDHIQDPDEFFLAHEKYDNARLELHLMRGGSLADFDCNTSKPERRRRPGILGKTYKHRISLTLPEIDDKSSQVTSGQEILSPLHYTSEQETADPNVKLQEKDLIGSVYNTENRGDELLDELLSDRCANLDKGGILSFLQERLEIKPLDLDKVCLPDFHDVGMDDFMDFGKTSRKPRKALSDIQNLEKGISGKTPVKHKQAVESPVLSLTSPTPRKSPFASILLLKKRTLLSDLRSDPFSALDLSPARDSASVELVEQSDHHAQRKEFDVSGELKSPIAEIGETRVDDVGSQEMITGESITPCEKSTNDNSVRLPVIDVLSIGSEGEKYTKGSRNVDGRAVEYNDNGINTDTDVRTNGPNEMEEEIALNTEADILANKHSEMEENVGDMLQEVGSSADFNCGGSSRPDAEFQTDGRHEMEKTVIQTNFQVEDMAQDAQPDSNIGQPAMETLDSNQTHQVEPHAVDVSFDTSDALPEHVKESSRVPLNEQSPAKRPPRSKRKAVSHRKSLAGCGTSWEAGVRRSKRIKMRPLEYWKGERFLYGRMHESSSSLGLKVIGVKYVSPAKETGGKPSIKVKSFVSDEFKELVDLAALH encoded by the exons ATGAAAGACAGCGACGAGCCTCGGGGCTCCGATCCAGCGGACCCGCTCGACGGACTATCCGTTCTCTCGCTGTTCCCCCGAACAATTGGGGCTTCAAAAGCCCCAAGTTCAAACCGCTCCGACGACCTCGAATCTATCAACGGCTTCATGAAATCGATG GCGTTGAGAAGTCCCAGCAAGCATTTAGAGCAGGCAAAGGCCATTGTTGATGGCAATTCAGAACTCCTGAATTCCGAATTTGCTAGTTTTTTAGCATCTGAGAAAATAAATGAAGATGTCGTGGCGGCAAAGGTTAATGAAAATGCCCGAGAACGGAGACCGGGGTTAGGCCGAAGACGGGCTAGGTTTTCTCTGAAGCTAGATTCAAG TCAGCCTTCTGTGAACTTGGAACCGACTTTGGACATTGATCATATTCAAGACCCGGACGAGTTTTTCTTGGCCCATGAAAAATATGATA ATGCCAGATTAGAATTACATCTAATGAGGGGTGGAAGTTTGGCTGATTTTGACTGCAATACATCCAAACCCGAACGACGCCGTCGACCTGGAATTCTGGG GAAAACTTACAAGCATCGCATTTCATTGACGCTTCCAGAAATTGACGATAAATCCTCCCAAGTGACATCAGGACAGGAAATTCTCAGTCCACTTCATTATACTTCAGAACAAGAAACAGCCGATCCTAATGTCAAATTGCAGGAAAAGGATTTAATTG GGTCAGTTTATAATACCGAGAACAGAGGTGATGAACTTCTCGATGAGTTACTATCGGATAGATGTGCGAATTTAGATAAGGGTGGGATACTATCTTTCTTGCAGGAGCGCTTAGAGATCAAACCTCTTGATCTCGACAAAGTATGCCTTCCTGACTTTCATGATGTTGGAATGGATGATTTTATGGACTTCGGAAAAACTTCGCGAAAGCCTCGTAAAGCACTATCAGATATACAGAATTTGGAGAAAGGCATAAGTGGTAAAACACCTGTTAAACACAAACAGGCTGTAGAAAGCCCTGTTCTTTCGCTGACTTCACCTACCCCTCGAAAAAGTCCTTTTGCTTCAATCTTGTTACTTAAAAAGCGCACGTTGCTGTCAGATCTGCGGAGCGATCCATTCTCAGCCCTTGATCTGTCACCAGCCAGAGATTCTGCTTCTGTTGAACTTGTTGAACAATCAGACCACCACGCTCAAAGGAAGGAGTTTGACGTTTCTGGTGAGTTGAAGTCACCGATAGCTGAAATAGGTGAAACTAGAGTTGATGATGTGGGTTCACAAGAGATGATAACAGGAGAGTCAATCACTCCATGTGAAAAATCAACGAATGACAACTCAGTCAGACTTCCGGTTATTGATGTTTTGTCAATTGGATCTGAGGGTGAAAAATATACCAAGGGGAGCAGGAATGTTGATGGGAGGGCTGTGGAATACAATGACAATGGGATTAACACTGATACAGATGTCCGAACAAATGGGCCAAATGAAATGGAGGAGGAAATTGCGCTTAATACTGAAGCAGATATTCTGGCAAACAAACACAGCGAAATGGAGGAGAAC GTTGGAGATATGCTCCAGGAGGTAGGGTCATCTGCAGATTTCAACTGTGGAGGCTCATCTAGGCCTGACGCTGAATTTCAGACAGATGGACGACATGAAATGGAGAAGACTGTTATTCAGACCAAT TTTCAGGTTGAAGATATGGCACAAGATGCACAACCAGATAGCAACATTGGGCAGCCCGCTATGGAGACTTTGGACAGTAATCAGACTCATCAGG TTGAGCCCCATGCGGTGGATGTATCCTTTGACACCTCTGATGCGCTTCCAGAACATGTTAAG GAATCTTCTAGGGTACCATTGAATGAGCAAAGTCCTGCCAAAAGACCGCCACGCAGCAAAAGGAAAGCAGTTTCTCATAGGAAAAGCCTTGCAG GGTGTGGTACGTCTTGGGAAGCTGGGGTAAGGCGGAGTAAGAGAATCAAGATGAGGCCTTTGGAATATTGGAAGGGTGAAAGATTTTTATATGGACGCATGCATGAGAGTAGTTCTTCTTTAG GCCTGAAAGTAATTGGAGTGAAGTATGTGTCACCAGCGAAGGAGACTGGTGGAAAACCCTCAATCAAGGTCAAGTCCTTTGTGTCGGATGAATTCAAAGAACTTGTCGACCTAGCAGCACTGCACTGA
- the LOC131335474 gene encoding centromere protein C isoform X4, giving the protein MKDSDEPRGSDPADPLDGLSVLSLFPRTIGASKAPSSNRSDDLESINGFMKSMALRSPSKHLEQAKAIVDGNSELLNSEFASFLASEKINEDVVAAKVNENARERRPGLGRRRARFSLKLDSSQPSVNLEPTLDIDHIQDPDEFFLAHEKYDNARLELHLMRGGSLADFDCNTSKPERRRRPGILGKTYKHRISLTLPEIDDKSSQVTSGQEILSPLHYTSEQETADPNVKLQEKDLIGSVYNTENRGDELLDELLSDRCANLDKGGILSFLQERLEIKPLDLDKVCLPDFHDVGMDDFMDFGKTSRKPRKALSDIQNLEKGISGKTPVKHKQAVESPVLSLTSPTPRKSPFASILLLKKRTLLSDLRSDPFSALDLSPARDSASVELVEQSDHHAQRKEFDVSGELKSPIAEIGETRVDDVGSQEMITGESITPCEKSTNDNSVRLPVIDVLSIGSEGEKYTKGSRNVDGRAVEYNDNGINTDTDVRTNGPNEMEEEIALNTEADILANKHSEMEENVGDMLQEVGSSADFNCGGSSRPDAEFQTDGRHEMEKTVIQTNVEDMAQDAQPDSNIGQPAMETLDSNQTHQVEPHAVDVSFDTSDALPEHVKESSRVPLNEQSPAKRPPRSKRKAVSHRKSLAGCGTSWEAGVRRSKRIKMRPLEYWKGERFLYGRMHESSSSLGLKVIGVKYVSPAKETGGKPSIKVKSFVSDEFKELVDLAALH; this is encoded by the exons ATGAAAGACAGCGACGAGCCTCGGGGCTCCGATCCAGCGGACCCGCTCGACGGACTATCCGTTCTCTCGCTGTTCCCCCGAACAATTGGGGCTTCAAAAGCCCCAAGTTCAAACCGCTCCGACGACCTCGAATCTATCAACGGCTTCATGAAATCGATG GCGTTGAGAAGTCCCAGCAAGCATTTAGAGCAGGCAAAGGCCATTGTTGATGGCAATTCAGAACTCCTGAATTCCGAATTTGCTAGTTTTTTAGCATCTGAGAAAATAAATGAAGATGTCGTGGCGGCAAAGGTTAATGAAAATGCCCGAGAACGGAGACCGGGGTTAGGCCGAAGACGGGCTAGGTTTTCTCTGAAGCTAGATTCAAG TCAGCCTTCTGTGAACTTGGAACCGACTTTGGACATTGATCATATTCAAGACCCGGACGAGTTTTTCTTGGCCCATGAAAAATATGATA ATGCCAGATTAGAATTACATCTAATGAGGGGTGGAAGTTTGGCTGATTTTGACTGCAATACATCCAAACCCGAACGACGCCGTCGACCTGGAATTCTGGG GAAAACTTACAAGCATCGCATTTCATTGACGCTTCCAGAAATTGACGATAAATCCTCCCAAGTGACATCAGGACAGGAAATTCTCAGTCCACTTCATTATACTTCAGAACAAGAAACAGCCGATCCTAATGTCAAATTGCAGGAAAAGGATTTAATTG GGTCAGTTTATAATACCGAGAACAGAGGTGATGAACTTCTCGATGAGTTACTATCGGATAGATGTGCGAATTTAGATAAGGGTGGGATACTATCTTTCTTGCAGGAGCGCTTAGAGATCAAACCTCTTGATCTCGACAAAGTATGCCTTCCTGACTTTCATGATGTTGGAATGGATGATTTTATGGACTTCGGAAAAACTTCGCGAAAGCCTCGTAAAGCACTATCAGATATACAGAATTTGGAGAAAGGCATAAGTGGTAAAACACCTGTTAAACACAAACAGGCTGTAGAAAGCCCTGTTCTTTCGCTGACTTCACCTACCCCTCGAAAAAGTCCTTTTGCTTCAATCTTGTTACTTAAAAAGCGCACGTTGCTGTCAGATCTGCGGAGCGATCCATTCTCAGCCCTTGATCTGTCACCAGCCAGAGATTCTGCTTCTGTTGAACTTGTTGAACAATCAGACCACCACGCTCAAAGGAAGGAGTTTGACGTTTCTGGTGAGTTGAAGTCACCGATAGCTGAAATAGGTGAAACTAGAGTTGATGATGTGGGTTCACAAGAGATGATAACAGGAGAGTCAATCACTCCATGTGAAAAATCAACGAATGACAACTCAGTCAGACTTCCGGTTATTGATGTTTTGTCAATTGGATCTGAGGGTGAAAAATATACCAAGGGGAGCAGGAATGTTGATGGGAGGGCTGTGGAATACAATGACAATGGGATTAACACTGATACAGATGTCCGAACAAATGGGCCAAATGAAATGGAGGAGGAAATTGCGCTTAATACTGAAGCAGATATTCTGGCAAACAAACACAGCGAAATGGAGGAGAAC GTTGGAGATATGCTCCAGGAGGTAGGGTCATCTGCAGATTTCAACTGTGGAGGCTCATCTAGGCCTGACGCTGAATTTCAGACAGATGGACGACATGAAATGGAGAAGACTGTTATTCAGACCAAT GTTGAAGATATGGCACAAGATGCACAACCAGATAGCAACATTGGGCAGCCCGCTATGGAGACTTTGGACAGTAATCAGACTCATCAGG TTGAGCCCCATGCGGTGGATGTATCCTTTGACACCTCTGATGCGCTTCCAGAACATGTTAAG GAATCTTCTAGGGTACCATTGAATGAGCAAAGTCCTGCCAAAAGACCGCCACGCAGCAAAAGGAAAGCAGTTTCTCATAGGAAAAGCCTTGCAG GGTGTGGTACGTCTTGGGAAGCTGGGGTAAGGCGGAGTAAGAGAATCAAGATGAGGCCTTTGGAATATTGGAAGGGTGAAAGATTTTTATATGGACGCATGCATGAGAGTAGTTCTTCTTTAG GCCTGAAAGTAATTGGAGTGAAGTATGTGTCACCAGCGAAGGAGACTGGTGGAAAACCCTCAATCAAGGTCAAGTCCTTTGTGTCGGATGAATTCAAAGAACTTGTCGACCTAGCAGCACTGCACTGA
- the LOC131335474 gene encoding centromere protein C isoform X1: MKDSDEPRGSDPADPLDGLSVLSLFPRTIGASKAPSSNRSDDLESINGFMKSMALRSPSKHLEQAKAIVDGNSELLNSEFASFLASEKINEDVVAAKVNENARERRPGLGRRRARFSLKLDSSQPSVNLEPTLDIDHIQDPDEFFLAHEKYDNARLELHLMRGGSLADFDCNTSKPERRRRPGILGKTYKHRISLTLPEIDDKSSQVTSGQEILSPLHYTSEQETADPNVKLQEKDLIGSVYNTENRGDELLDELLSDRCANLDKGGILSFLQERLEIKPLDLDKVCLPDFHDVGMDDFMDFGKTSRKPRKALSDIQNLEKGISGKTPVKHKQAVESPVLSLTSPTPRKSPFASILLLKKRTLLSDLRSDPFSALDLSPARDSASVELVEQSDHHAQRKEFDVSGELKSPIAEIGETRVDDVGSQEMITGESITPCEKSTNDNSVRLPVIDVLSIGSEGEKYTKGSRNVDGRAVEYNDNGINTDTDVRTNGPNEMEEEIALNTEADILANKHSEMEENVGDMLQEVGSSADFNCGGSSRPDAEFQTDGRHEMEKTVIQTNFQVEDMAQDAQPDSNIGQPAMETLDSNQTHQDQSLPSAVEPHAVDVSFDTSDALPEHVKESSRVPLNEQSPAKRPPRSKRKAVSHRKSLAGCGTSWEAGVRRSKRIKMRPLEYWKGERFLYGRMHESSSSLGLKVIGVKYVSPAKETGGKPSIKVKSFVSDEFKELVDLAALH, translated from the exons ATGAAAGACAGCGACGAGCCTCGGGGCTCCGATCCAGCGGACCCGCTCGACGGACTATCCGTTCTCTCGCTGTTCCCCCGAACAATTGGGGCTTCAAAAGCCCCAAGTTCAAACCGCTCCGACGACCTCGAATCTATCAACGGCTTCATGAAATCGATG GCGTTGAGAAGTCCCAGCAAGCATTTAGAGCAGGCAAAGGCCATTGTTGATGGCAATTCAGAACTCCTGAATTCCGAATTTGCTAGTTTTTTAGCATCTGAGAAAATAAATGAAGATGTCGTGGCGGCAAAGGTTAATGAAAATGCCCGAGAACGGAGACCGGGGTTAGGCCGAAGACGGGCTAGGTTTTCTCTGAAGCTAGATTCAAG TCAGCCTTCTGTGAACTTGGAACCGACTTTGGACATTGATCATATTCAAGACCCGGACGAGTTTTTCTTGGCCCATGAAAAATATGATA ATGCCAGATTAGAATTACATCTAATGAGGGGTGGAAGTTTGGCTGATTTTGACTGCAATACATCCAAACCCGAACGACGCCGTCGACCTGGAATTCTGGG GAAAACTTACAAGCATCGCATTTCATTGACGCTTCCAGAAATTGACGATAAATCCTCCCAAGTGACATCAGGACAGGAAATTCTCAGTCCACTTCATTATACTTCAGAACAAGAAACAGCCGATCCTAATGTCAAATTGCAGGAAAAGGATTTAATTG GGTCAGTTTATAATACCGAGAACAGAGGTGATGAACTTCTCGATGAGTTACTATCGGATAGATGTGCGAATTTAGATAAGGGTGGGATACTATCTTTCTTGCAGGAGCGCTTAGAGATCAAACCTCTTGATCTCGACAAAGTATGCCTTCCTGACTTTCATGATGTTGGAATGGATGATTTTATGGACTTCGGAAAAACTTCGCGAAAGCCTCGTAAAGCACTATCAGATATACAGAATTTGGAGAAAGGCATAAGTGGTAAAACACCTGTTAAACACAAACAGGCTGTAGAAAGCCCTGTTCTTTCGCTGACTTCACCTACCCCTCGAAAAAGTCCTTTTGCTTCAATCTTGTTACTTAAAAAGCGCACGTTGCTGTCAGATCTGCGGAGCGATCCATTCTCAGCCCTTGATCTGTCACCAGCCAGAGATTCTGCTTCTGTTGAACTTGTTGAACAATCAGACCACCACGCTCAAAGGAAGGAGTTTGACGTTTCTGGTGAGTTGAAGTCACCGATAGCTGAAATAGGTGAAACTAGAGTTGATGATGTGGGTTCACAAGAGATGATAACAGGAGAGTCAATCACTCCATGTGAAAAATCAACGAATGACAACTCAGTCAGACTTCCGGTTATTGATGTTTTGTCAATTGGATCTGAGGGTGAAAAATATACCAAGGGGAGCAGGAATGTTGATGGGAGGGCTGTGGAATACAATGACAATGGGATTAACACTGATACAGATGTCCGAACAAATGGGCCAAATGAAATGGAGGAGGAAATTGCGCTTAATACTGAAGCAGATATTCTGGCAAACAAACACAGCGAAATGGAGGAGAAC GTTGGAGATATGCTCCAGGAGGTAGGGTCATCTGCAGATTTCAACTGTGGAGGCTCATCTAGGCCTGACGCTGAATTTCAGACAGATGGACGACATGAAATGGAGAAGACTGTTATTCAGACCAAT TTTCAGGTTGAAGATATGGCACAAGATGCACAACCAGATAGCAACATTGGGCAGCCCGCTATGGAGACTTTGGACAGTAATCAGACTCATCAGG ATCAGTCTCTTCCTTCTGCAGTTGAGCCCCATGCGGTGGATGTATCCTTTGACACCTCTGATGCGCTTCCAGAACATGTTAAG GAATCTTCTAGGGTACCATTGAATGAGCAAAGTCCTGCCAAAAGACCGCCACGCAGCAAAAGGAAAGCAGTTTCTCATAGGAAAAGCCTTGCAG GGTGTGGTACGTCTTGGGAAGCTGGGGTAAGGCGGAGTAAGAGAATCAAGATGAGGCCTTTGGAATATTGGAAGGGTGAAAGATTTTTATATGGACGCATGCATGAGAGTAGTTCTTCTTTAG GCCTGAAAGTAATTGGAGTGAAGTATGTGTCACCAGCGAAGGAGACTGGTGGAAAACCCTCAATCAAGGTCAAGTCCTTTGTGTCGGATGAATTCAAAGAACTTGTCGACCTAGCAGCACTGCACTGA
- the LOC131335475 gene encoding F-box/kelch-repeat protein At1g15670-like: MELVPGLPNDVTLECLIRLPFDQFSVASSVCKGWKAEIELPGFRRHRKSAGFTRSIMVLARARVGPTRTSHVAKLKARLVYRLTVYDPETGFRSDLPPVPGFPDGLPMFCHIVGVGSEMVVVGGCDPVTWQVSNSVFIYNFVTAAWRRGADMPGGQRLFFGCASNFDRTVYVAGGHDHAKNALKSAMMYDVARDEWVQLPDMARERDECKAVFHHGKFYVIGGYPTENQGRFQRDAEAFDLATWQWDQVQEEFLDAAVCPRTCVDGRDGRLYMCHKRNVTAREGSAWQVIAGLPDAVANTAYVAMWQGKLLVIGSSKFGEPHGAYLLDLKNFSWEKLESPEEHSGHVQAGCCMEI, translated from the coding sequence ATGGAACTCGTTCCAGGACTTCCCAACGACGTCACTCTTGAATGTCTAATTCGCTTACCTTTCGATCAGTTCTCAGTGGCTTCCTCGGTATGTAAGGGTTGGAAAGCAGAGATTGAGCTGCCGGGATTTCGACGGCATCGGAAATCGGCTGGATTTACCAGATCAATCATGGTCTTGGCACGGGCTCGGGTCGGTCCGACCCGAACTTCGCATGTAGCCAAGCTAAAAGCTAGGCTAGTCTATCGGCTCACGGTTTATGACCCAGAAACGGGTTTCAGGTCGGACCTTCCGCCAGTTCCGGGTTTCCCAGATGGGTTGCCGATGTTTTGCCATATTGTCGGAGTCGGGTCGGAGATGGTTGTGGTGGGTGGGTGTGACCCGGTGACTTGGCAGGTCTCGAATTCGGTTTTTATTTACAACTTTGTCACCGCCGCGTGGAGGCGTGGGGCTGATATGCCAGGTGGGCAAAGATTGTTTTTCGGATGCGCGTCGAATTTTGATCGGACGGTGTACGTTGCGGGCGGTCACGATCATGCAAAAAATGCATTGAAATCAGCAATGATGTATGACGTGGCAAGAGACGAGTGGGTCCAACTGCCTGACATGGCAAGAGAGCGAGACGAGTGCAAAGCTGTATTCCACCATGGCAAGTTCTACGTCATCGGCGGGTATCCCACGGAGAATCAAGGCCGTTTCCAGAGAGATGCCGAAGCGTTCGACCTTGCCACGTGGCAGTGGGACCAGGTCCAAGAGGAGTTCTTGGATGCTGCGGTGTGTCCGAGGACTTGCGTGGATGGCCGCGACGGAAGGCTTTACATGTGCCACAAACGCAACGTGACTGCACGCGAGGGGTCCGCGTGGCAAGTCATAGCTGGGCTACCCGATGCCGTGGCAAATACGGCTTACGTGGCAATGTGGCAGGGGAAGCTGCTTGTGATTGGTTCCTCGAAATTCGGTGAGCCCCACGGAGCCTATTTGTTGGATTTGAAGAATTTCAGCTGGGAAAAGCTAGAGTCGCCGGAGGAACATTCCGGCCACGTTCAGGCTGGCTGTTGTATGGAGATATAA